A portion of the Hypomesus transpacificus isolate Combined female unplaced genomic scaffold, fHypTra1 scaffold_226, whole genome shotgun sequence genome contains these proteins:
- the LOC124462577 gene encoding LOW QUALITY PROTEIN: uncharacterized protein LOC124462577 (The sequence of the model RefSeq protein was modified relative to this genomic sequence to represent the inferred CDS: deleted 1 base in 1 codon): MAQEKQNQILLEEEEKRAQEEFKKQGKRIEEANRMFQEAMDSLPSGWEIIGMNFVEGLLNSVNDILTDGIKNLKNPLGSLVHQLTGLGGKKNLRGGPATAGHPGNKASNIFSKTCLLLPAVQSLSGFIQKNQIQWTLVVDPKTGKSKSDWIKKNVEDVKIPDVKKSPAKRLAENIRQEAISICSDLTQMTPKGKHNDANKNKALVQRIKDLMKSAHKFDSMGKKESNTSSFPVQTPAKAKAQSSQSSSATETATQNARFRIEQMRIQLDQATQQYEKSLEKMERKKRELTETLMKLRSYEVKEIDFETTIRLLAIGLTAMGRLQEKWRKMVQFFQMISNIIDTSLKTSLKDFVDTAKIPHPENMKYSTKMFLKDQLYQQTFEASNIASLVNMISGTYTEISSKHLMDRIGSLSRLMALDSEGPQFVEERHKLAASCDEAEESIREIALKNKKEYELKTKARLQKIEKELNAVLPPPSKEEQEELKETKDAVSEGFQDDPDFSQFE, encoded by the exons ATGGCTCAAGAAAAGCAAAACCAAATCTTGCTTGAAGAGGAAGAAAAGCGAGCTCAGGAAGAGTTTAAGAAACAGGGTAAACGGATTGAAGAGGCTAATCGAATGTTCCAAGAAGCAATGGATTCATTGCCCTCAGGATGGGAAATCATTGGAATGAACTTTGTTGAAGGATTGTTAAATTCTGTGAATGATATTCTTACTGATGGCATCAAAAATCTGAAAAATCCTCTTGGTTCACTTGTTCATCAACTTACAGGTcttggagggaaaaaaaacttAAGAGGGGGACCAGCCACAGCCGGACATCCTGGAAACAAGGCAAGCAACATTTTTAGTAAGACGTGCCTCCTTCTGCCTGCTGTCCAGTCTTTGAGCGGCTTCATTCAGAAAAATCAAATCCAATGGACATTGGTTGTTGACCCAAAAACTGGGAAGTCAAAGAGTGACTGGATAAAGAAGAACGTTGAAGACGTGAAAATACCAGATGTAAAGAAAAGTCCTGCAAAACGCCTTGCTGAAAACATTCGTCAGGAAGCTATTTCTATCTGCTCTGACCTGACCCAAATGACCCCTAAGGGGAAGCATAATGATGCCAACAAGAACAAAGCACTGGTCCAGCGAATCAAAGATCTTATGAAATCTGCACACAAATTTGATTCTATGGGGAAAAAAGAATCCAATACTTCCTCTTTCCCAGTCCAAACTCCTGCGAAGGCAAAAGCCCAAAGCAGCCAGTCATCATCTGCAACTGAAACAGCAACACAAAATGCCCGTTTTCGCATTGAGCAGATGCGAATTCAACTTGATCAGGCTACACAGCAATATGAAAAATCTTTGGAAAAAATGGAACGTAAGAAAAGAGAACTAACAGAGACCTTGATGAAGTTGAGATCCTATGAGGTCAAAGAGATTGACTTTGAGACCACTATCAGGCTTCTGGCCATTGGTCTCACAGCCATGGGAAGGTTGCAGGAAAAGTGGCGTAAAATGGTGCAGTTCTTCCAGATGATCTCAAACATCATAGACACTTCCCTGAAGACATCTCTAAAAGACTTTGTTGATACCGCTAAAATTCCACATCCCGAAAACATGAAGTATTCAACCAAAATGTTTTTGAAAGATCAGCTATACCAACAGACTTTTGAAGCATCCAACATTGCCAGCCTGGTTAACATGATCTCTGGAACCTAC ACTGAGATCTCCAGCAAACACCTGATGGATCGAATCGGCAGCCTGAGTAGACTCATGGCCTTGGATTCCGAAGGCCCTCAGTTTGTAGAAGAAAGACACAAGCTGGCTGCATCTTGTGACGAGGCAGAAGAAAGTATTCGAGAGATTGCcctgaaaaacaaaaaagagtACGAGTTAAAAACCAAAGCAAGGCTCCAGAAAATCGAAAAAGAACTGAATGCTGTTTTGCCTCCACCATCCAAGGAGGAGCAAGAGGAGCTTAAGGAGACCAAGGATGCAGTCTCTGAAGGGTTCCAGGACGATCCAGATTTCAGCCAGTTTGAGTAA
- the LOC124462579 gene encoding macrophage mannose receptor 1-like gives MNQLLCRGIKHCPGRWGGDTDSRSELTPAAPTAFTHPTSGMEKSVLLMLLVLSGLSILPSCFSFHYEFVNESKTWYEAQRICRENYTDLATFYDNTTNPVKEFPHVRAWIGLSSGSWIWSLKDTILDSSYTDFYQADKDVPEQSYENKICAKMFDMSWKPFNCSEEIPFICYDINDGKKYICPRQNKTWNESQSYCRANHIDLVSVKTLDEKKQIFSQIIPEPYCQKGFWIGLSRVKWQWSDQSNFDIGNWNVKQPNKWDEKQCVEMSIPSRVWNNDGCEQAKPFICYNDDLVLVRENKTWVEALNHCRENRWDLVSIHSERIQHWVQRQARKATTPYVWLGLRYTCILQVWFWVSEQALCYQNWALGHGGSWEECKKSGAMPREGPQQWEGKNQTEKLNFICNKKPHDY, from the exons ATGAATCAGCTACTATGTAGAGGTATTAAACACTGtccagggaggtggggaggagacaCTGACAGCAGGTCAGAGCTCACACCAGCAGCACCCACAGCATTCACTCACCCAACATCAG GGATGGAGAAATCTGTGTTACTCATGTTGCTTGTCCTCTcag GGCTCAGCATCCTCCCCTCATGTTTCTCTTTCCATTATGAGTTTGTGAATGAGAGTAAGACCTGGTATGAAGCACAGAGGATCTGCAGAGAGAACTACACTGACCTGGCCACCTTCTATGACAACACAACCAACCCTGTAAAAGAGTTTCCTCATGTCAGAGCGTGGATAGGACTGTCTAGCGGCTCTTGGATCTGGTCCCTTAAAGATACCATTTTAGACTCCAGTTACACTGACTTTTATCAAGCTGATAAAGACGTGCCTGAACAGTCGTATGAAAATAAGATCTGTGCGAAAATGTTCGACATGTCATGGAAGCCTTTCAACTGTTCAGAGGAAATTCCTTTTATATGCTATG ACATCAATGACGGAAAAAAGTACATCTGCCCGCGTCAGAACAAGACATGGAATGAATCTCAAAGCTACTGTCGGGCAAATCACATAGACCTGGTCAGTGTGAAAACCCtggatgaaaaaaaacaaatattcagTCAAATTATACCAGAGCCATATTGCCAAAAGGGATTTTGGATTGGCCTGAGTAGAGTGAAGTGGCAATGGTCTGACCAGAGTAACTTTGACATCGGTAACTGGAATGTAAAACAGCCTAACAAATGGGATGAAAAGCAATGTGTGGAAATGTCCATTCCATCTAGAGTATGGAATAACGACGGGTGTGAACAAGCAAAACCATTCATCTGCTATAATG ACGACCTGGTCCTGGTGCGTGAGAACAAGACCTGGGTGGAAGCCCTGAACCACTGCAGAGAGAACAGGTGGGATCTGGTGTCCATCCACTCTGAGAGGATCCAGCACTGGGTTCAACGTCAGGCCAGAAAAGCCACCACCCCCTATGTCTGGCTGGGCCTAAGGTACACCTGTATACTGCAGGTCTGGTTCTGGGTGAGTGAACAGGCCCTGTGCTACCAGAACTGGGCCCTGGGCCACGGGGGGAGCTGGGAGGAGTGTAAGAAGTCAGGTGCCATGCCGAGGGAGGGGCCACAGCAGTGGGAGGGCAAGAACCAGACAGAGAAGCTCAACTTCATCTGCAACAAGAAACCTCATG ATTACTAG
- the LOC124462578 gene encoding macrophage mannose receptor 1-like produces MNQLLCRGIKHCPGRWGGDTDSRSELTPAAPTAFTHPTSGMEKSVLLMLLVFSGLSILPSCLSFHYKYVNGNKTWYEAQRICRENYTDLATFYDNTTNPVKEFPHVNAWIGLSSGPWMWSLNDTILDSSYTDFYKADNDPPEQSYENKICAKMFDMSWKPFNCSEEIPFICYCELIHSYIRYELKLFTFDILFKMGFRGKTHQQDNTNKYSCPGLKKTWNESQSYCRQNHTDLVSVRNEREEEMIFDAIKTETFCNSDFWIGLSRVKWQWSDQSVFHFQNWKQHKPNGGNTRQCVEMFGDSGLWNDASCEHTNPFICYDDDLVLVHENKTWVEALNHCRQQGWDLVSIHSERIQHWVQRRARKATTPYVWLGLRHTCALQVWFWVTEHALCYQNWAPGHGESWEEYKKAGAMQREGPQQWEGMHQTEKLNFICTKTPDDY; encoded by the exons ATGAATCAGCTACTATGTAGAGGTATTAAACACTGtccagggaggtggggaggagacaCTGACAGCAGGTCAGAGCTCACACCAGCAGCACCCACAGCATTCACTCACCCAACATCAG GGATGGAGAAATCTGTGTTACTCATGTTGCTTGTCTTCTcag GGCTCAGCATCCTCCCCTCATGTCTCTCTTTCCATTATAAGTATGTGAATGGGAATAAGACCTGGTATGAAGCACAGAGGATCTGCAGAGAGAACTACACTGACCTGGCCACCTTTTATGACAACACAACCAACCCTGTAAAAGAGTTTCCTCATGTCAATGCGTGGATAGGACTGTCTAGCGGCCCTTGGATGTGGTCCCTTAATGATACCATTTTAGACTCCAGTTACACTGATTTTTATAAAGCTGATAATGACCCGCCTGAACAGTCGTATGAAAATAAGATCTGTGCGAAAATGTTCGACATGTCATGGAAGCCTTTCAACTGTTCAGAGGAAATTCCTTTTATATGCTATTGTGAGTTGATACACTCCTATATACGATATGAACTCAAATTATTTACGTTTGACATCCTCTTTAAAATGGGATTTAGAGGCAAAACACATCAGCAAG ataatacaaataAGTACAGCTGCCCCGGTTTAAAAAAGACATGGAATGAATCTCAGAGCTACTGTCGGCAGAATCACACAGACCTGGTCAGTGTGAGAaacgagagggaggaggagatgatatTTGACGCAATAAAAACTGAAACGTTTTGCAACTCAGACTTTTGGATTGGCCTGAGTAGAGTGAAGTGGCAATGGTCTGACCAGAGTGTCTTTCACTTCCAAAACTGGAAACAACACAAGCCTAATGGAGGAAACACACGGCAGTGTGTGGAAATGTTCGGTGATTCTGGACTTTGGAATGATGCATCATGTGAACACACTAATCCGTTCATCTGCTATGATG atGACCTGGTCCTGGTTCATGAGAACAAGACCTGGGTTGAAGCCCTGAACCACTGCAGACAGCAGGGATGGGATCTGGTGTCCATCCACTCTGAGAGGATCCAGCACTGGGTGCAACGTCGGGCCAGAAAAGCCACCACCCCCTATGTCTGGCTGGGCCTGAGGCACACCTGTGCATTGCAGGTCTGGTTCTGGGTGACTGAACATGCCCTGTGCTACCAGAACTGGGCCCCGGGCCACGGGGAGAGCTGGGAGGAGTATAAGAAGGCAGGTGCCATGCAGAGGGAGGGGCCACAGCAGTGGGAGGGCATGCACCAGACAGAGAAGCTCAACTTCATCTGCACCAAGACACCTGATG ATTACTAG